From Apis cerana isolate GH-2021 linkage group LG10, AcerK_1.0, whole genome shotgun sequence, one genomic window encodes:
- the LOC114577058 gene encoding voltage-dependent anion-selective channel protein 2-like translates to MSAPNFKDLGKSARDVFTSGYHYGKTLIKLGVKAKSEILDMGSDLRLICDTSKLTGVMDSQYKTNYGSFLQKWTTDNNVTLGHSRDDIIVPDISMQSEITYNPTTTAKLIKIGAKCSKELFNASCSISTDTQFNVDVLGSVVTAIKGFLIGYQGGYNTESNKMTKNDLSMAFDYQDFGFYFRCTPIPYEYGLSLMYKVTEEWDTAVNSIVCRSGGTLQWMVGAAAKWKIDETSTFRCKFNSDLQLGMSLQQKLDDNVMLTLSFNIDCINPLRGGHKVGLAFDIEG, encoded by the exons ATGAGTGCGCCGAATTTTAAGGATCTGGGCAAATCCGCGAGAGATGTATTCACAAGTGGCTACCATTATGGCAAAACTCTTATCAAATTGGGTGTTAAAGCGAAATCTGAGATACTTGATATGGGGAGTGATTTACGCTTGATTTGCGACACATCAAAA TTGACCGGTGTCATGGATTCACAATACAAAACAAATTACGGAAGTTTTCTACAAAAATGGACGACGGATAATAATGTTACATTGGGCCATAGTAGAGACGACATCATAGTCCCAGACATTAGCATGCAATCGGAGATTACTTATAATCCAACAACAACTgccaaattgataaaaattggtGCCAAATGCAGCAAGGAACTGTTCAACGCGTCGTGTTCGATCT CAACTGACACACAATTTAACGTGGATGTTTTGGGCTCTGTGGTCACCGCAATAAAAGGTTTTTTAATTGGTTATCAAGGTGGCTATAACACGGAATCGAACAAAATGACGAAGAACGATCTAAGTATGGCTTTCGATTACCAGGATTTCGGTTTTTACTTTCGATGTACCCCGATACCATACGAATATGGATTGTCTCTCATGTACAAAG tgACCGAAGAATGGGACACGGCTGTTAATAGTATTGTATGCAGAAGTGGTGGAACGCTACAATGGATGGTCGGCGCTGCAGCGAAATGGAAAATCGACGAGACATCGACGTTTCGTTGTAAATTCAACAGCGATCTTCAACTTGGTATGAGTCTACAGCAGAAACTGGACGACAATGTCATGTTAACCCTGTCGTTTAACATCGATTGTATAAACCCTCTGAGAGGTGGCCACAAAGTCGGTCTGGCCTTTGACATCGAGGGCTGA